Below is a genomic region from Leptolyngbyaceae cyanobacterium.
GCTCAAGGCATACCAGCAGATGTAATGACGGAAACCACCATTAGAGAAGTCTTCGGTTTAGAAAGTAAAATTATCAACGATCCGGTGACGGGGACACCCATGTGTATACCCCTGAGCAGGCGATCGCGCCCTACCACCCAAGAAGCTAATAATATCATTTGCGATCGTACTGGATTGTTATAAGTTGTCTAATTATTTCTAATTGTAGGGGCGGGTTTAGACGATAATTTTTGATTCCAATAAATAACTTGACGACAAAACCCGCCCTCTTATACTCCCCTTTTCCCTTTTTCCCCTTTCCCCCAAACTTACCTCTATTCCCCAGCAACAACTTCTCTCGATTTAGAAGTAAACAAGCGGAAATACAAAGAATGAAAAAACTCCTTAATCGGGAAAGCAATATAAGTAATCGGATTAATGGTAACAATAATATCGCGGAAATCCCGCTTCGCCAAAGCAACGATCGCCCAAGCCGTCCATCGAGCAGACATTACACCATAGGGGTTCAACTGGCTCTTAAAAGGGCCTAGTATTAACTTGCGGATAATGCAGGGAGCATCTAAACGACGTAAAGTAATCAAGTCTCCCAGCGTTCTTTTAGACAATTCGTACAACGGACTAAATGCCGGATTTACCTCGGCTTCCGATGTATTAATCCAGAGTTCTTTGATTGCTTTATGGTCGGATTCGGTTACTGTTTCTAGAAATAATTCCGCTAATCTCATGGTTGAAAAAGCATTTACTTCATAGGATTTTTGGATGGCTTCCGAGGTGCGATAACCGTGTACGTTTATCCCATGATTGAGAATCAAAATATCAACTTTTTTTAAATTAACTGCTAAGTCTTTTTCTGAGTTTAATTGCCAGTACAAAACATCAATATCTGGCTTAAATTCAGCAGATTGATTAGTAGTTAATGCCACCACTTTTGCTCCCTGAAGGGAAAGTTCTTCAATTAATGCCTGTCCTAAAGTGCCAGAAGCACCCGTAATCGCGACGACTTTTCCCTTCAGAGATAAACTGGTTCCTAACATTTTATCCACCACCGTAAAGTGACCGCAAAAGTAGGCATTACCCTGATCGAAATGATGCCGCCAATGGTAAGTACGATTCACTCTCCACTGAGAGGGAATTTCCACGAGATCGCCAGGTTCGTGAGTTAAATCGGTCTGAAGCAACAGTCCTTGGGAACGCGCGATCGCAGGGATCAGGCAGACAAGAGAATAAAAACAACCGATCCACATTCCGTAGCTTTGGGCTAGTATTGCGGCTAAAGCCGTCGCCCCAACCATGAAGAAAGATTCGGGTACATCATTATATAACTGAGCTTTTTTATACATTTCTAAGCTCGTCATGGTCAAATCCCGACGATAGGCTTTGTGGTGCAGAGTATGGAAGCTTTGTAACGGTTTCCAGTAATGCCCCGCCAGGTGATAGGCATCCCGCACTAGTTCGGCAATCAGAATAGATAACAGTCCCAGTAAGAATTCGATGAATAGTTGATTGGATAACAGTTTGAAGTCCATGCTGTTTAGTAAAGTTTTGAACAAAGTGAATTGTGAACTACCTACATCGACCTTGCGGTACGATGTAGGCTTCCCAAATCATTGGGAACTGCCTCAGACTTGGTGGATTTTTTACGTCCAGAAGTCTTTGGTCTTACATCCCCTCCTTGGGCAGAAGTGCTAGTTCCTAACACCAAAAGTCGCAAAGCTTCATTTTTTATGTTGATTGCAGCGTTAATGTCCCGATCGTGCTGCTTCTGACAGTGTGGGCAATCTACAAACCTAACCCCCAACGAATCATAACCATTTTGCCACATTGGAATTGGTAGTAGAGTTTCACTACAAAGCTGAGATGAGGGGAAGAAACGATTGATTTCTTGATACGTATGACCAAATTTTTCAGCTTTGTATTTCAACATAGTGAGAAACATTCCCCACCCCTGGTCGCTAATAGCTTTTGCCAAGTTAGGATTTCTCACCATGTTTTTAACGGCCAAGTCCTCTACACAAATAACTTGGTTTTCGTATGCTATTTTGCGAGATAGCTTGTGTAGAAAATCTTCTCTAACTCTAGAGATTTTACTGGAAACTTTAGCCACTAAGCGTTTAGCTT
It encodes:
- a CDS encoding bifunctional sterol desaturase/short chain dehydrogenase translates to MDFKLLSNQLFIEFLLGLLSILIAELVRDAYHLAGHYWKPLQSFHTLHHKAYRRDLTMTSLEMYKKAQLYNDVPESFFMVGATALAAILAQSYGMWIGCFYSLVCLIPAIARSQGLLLQTDLTHEPGDLVEIPSQWRVNRTYHWRHHFDQGNAYFCGHFTVVDKMLGTSLSLKGKVVAITGASGTLGQALIEELSLQGAKVVALTTNQSAEFKPDIDVLYWQLNSEKDLAVNLKKVDILILNHGINVHGYRTSEAIQKSYEVNAFSTMRLAELFLETVTESDHKAIKELWINTSEAEVNPAFSPLYELSKRTLGDLITLRRLDAPCIIRKLILGPFKSQLNPYGVMSARWTAWAIVALAKRDFRDIIVTINPITYIAFPIKEFFHSLYFRLFTSKSREVVAGE